Proteins encoded by one window of Bacteroidota bacterium:
- a CDS encoding DUF3137 domain-containing protein, with translation MKTVEELQQYYQQEIVPHLSALEVLRKQQLNRVMFMWIAGCASLLLGFITMIPTLIIVFLLISLLMYFFIFGFKRNRTNFRTEYKKIVIGKLMQFIAPDLAFTPNLFITQNKYDLSKIFLSNPDIYSGEDLVTGKIEKTQVEFCELHTQDRQTDHKGRTSYVTIFKGLFFIADFNKHFNGQTYVLSDFGERFLGFFGKLMQNINVGRPDVVRLEDPEFEKIFVVYSSDEVEARYILSTSFMERLVEFRKKMNSSVQLSFVGSNMYMAIPMKKNLFEPSLRRTVMNFNDIQEYYKQILFCTSIVDEMNLNTRVWTKS, from the coding sequence ATGAAAACAGTAGAAGAATTACAACAATATTATCAGCAGGAAATTGTTCCGCATCTTTCTGCTTTAGAGGTGTTGCGCAAACAACAATTAAACCGCGTAATGTTTATGTGGATTGCCGGATGTGCCTCTCTGCTGTTGGGTTTCATCACTATGATACCAACACTCATCATCGTGTTTTTACTCATTTCTCTTTTAATGTATTTTTTTATTTTTGGCTTTAAAAGAAACCGCACGAACTTCAGAACAGAATACAAAAAAATTGTGATCGGAAAACTCATGCAATTTATTGCTCCCGATCTCGCATTTACTCCGAATTTATTTATCACACAAAATAAATACGACCTCAGTAAAATATTTTTATCCAATCCCGATATTTATTCCGGCGAAGATCTTGTTACCGGAAAAATAGAAAAAACACAAGTTGAATTTTGTGAATTACATACACAGGACCGACAAACAGATCATAAAGGAAGAACCTCTTACGTAACTATTTTTAAAGGTTTATTTTTTATCGCCGATTTTAATAAACACTTCAACGGACAAACTTATGTTCTGAGTGATTTTGGTGAAAGATTTCTTGGCTTCTTCGGCAAATTAATGCAAAATATAAATGTCGGACGACCCGATGTAGTTCGCCTGGAAGATCCCGAATTTGAAAAAATATTTGTTGTCTATAGTTCCGACGAAGTAGAAGCAAGATATATTCTCAGCACATCATTCATGGAACGTTTGGTAGAGTTCAGAAAAAAAATGAATTCCTCCGTTCAACTATCCTTTGTCGGCTCCAATATGTATATGGCAATTCCCATGAAAAAAAATCTCTTCGAACCTTCCCTCAGAAGAACAGTAATGAACTTCAACGACATTCAGGAATACTACAAACAAATTCTCTTCTGCACCTCCATCGTCGACGAAATGAACCTCAACACAAGGGTTTGGACGAAAAGTTGA